The Vicia villosa cultivar HV-30 ecotype Madison, WI linkage group LG1, Vvil1.0, whole genome shotgun sequence genome includes a region encoding these proteins:
- the LOC131623347 gene encoding protein E6-like has product MSPSPNYIPLLLFTTLLLPLHTIARDSEFFSKVTHFNKETQIPNKEESTTPATNKPEDQQPSFIPQTENSYGLYGHEPDHLPTTTAATNSEFENNNKYYNNDAYNTKFYNKDPFANNQNELSDTKYNEQQGYMNYNSMMEKQNNNERPFHNNNNNNYYNVEKQGMSDTRFLEGGKYFHDIYSEKYNPTMYGDSSSRGVNTNNWYHHTGNSYNSDNNGNNNGYNNGYNNNGYYQNNNHGSYNGYKNHVNQFEDEQNEFEP; this is encoded by the coding sequence ATGTCTCCATCACCAAACTACATTCCTCTCCTTCTCTTCACAACCCTCTTGCTACCTCTACACACCATAGCCAGAGACAGTGAATTTTTCAGCAAAGTCACTCATTTCAACAAAGAAACACAAATTCCCAACAAAGAAGAATCAACAACACCAGCCACAAACAAACCAGAAGACCAACAGCCATCTTTCATCCCTCAAACCGAAAACAGCTATGGCTTATACGGCCATGAACCCGACCACCTTCCCACCACCACCGCCGCAACGAACTCCGAGTTCGAAAACAACAACAAGTACTACAACAATGATGCCTATAACACAAAGTTTTACAACAAGGATCCTTTTGCAAACAACCAAAATGAGTTGAGTGACACGAAGTACAATGAACAACAAGGTTACATGAATTACAACTCCATGatggaaaaacaaaacaacaacgaAAGACCattccacaacaacaacaacaacaactattaCAATGTTGAGAAACAAGGGATGAGTGACACAAGATTCttggaaggtggaaagtatttCCATGATATTTACAGTGAGAAGTACAACCCAACAATGTATGGCGATTCATCTTCTAGAGGAGTCAACACAAACAATTGGTACCACCACACAGGTAACAGCTATAACTCTGACAACAATGGTAACAACAACGGTTACAACAACGGTTACAACAACAATGGGTACTACCAGAATAATAACCATGGAAGCTACAATGGATACAAGAACCATGTGAATCAGTTTGAAGATGAACAAAATGAGTTTGAGCCATGA